The genomic window ATGAGAGGAGTTGGCGTCGCTGGATGCAGCCAGCTCAACACCTCTCAGCCGCCCTTCTCGGCCTTTTTCTTGCGGCGCTTGAAGCCGAACAAGTCGATATACATTTTGGTGCGGTAACGCGCTCCCTTCCAAAAGCCACGCTTTTTTTCTTTCATGACCTGCTTGAGATTGGGGAGTTCGACGTAGTCCCACTTGATGTGCTGCTCTTTGAGGGCCGCCGTGATCGCCGGTTCGGGCCACCGCTCCGCGCCGAGGTGCGGCACCGAAAGCAGCCACGCCCGCGCACAAGCCCGCTGTCCACTGAGGTGCGGCGTGAGCTTGTTGCCGAGGTCGGTGATCAGGCCTCCGCCGTCAAAAATGCCGATGCTCATGCCGAGTTTGCCGGACAGCACTGGACTCAGCAAAATGTCGAGGTGTTCGCGCTTGAGGCCCACCAAGTCGGCGTCGAGCATCACCACATAGTCGGCAGTGGTAGCCTGAAGCGCGGCTTTGAGAGCTGGCCCTTTGCCCGCATTGTGCGGCAGCTCGACCACCTGA from Deinococcus detaillensis includes these protein-coding regions:
- a CDS encoding glycosyltransferase family 2 protein, which gives rise to MPSVAVVIPAFNEAETVTDVIQAALSLTGDVVVASDGSTDNTAEVARAAGAQVVELPHNAGKGPALKAALQATTADYVVMLDADLVGLKREHLDILLSPVLSGKLGMSIGIFDGGGLITDLGNKLTPHLSGQRACARAWLLSVPHLGAERWPEPAITAALKEQHIKWDYVELPNLKQVMKEKKRGFWKGARYRTKMYIDLFGFKRRKKKAEKGG